One genomic segment of Helicobacter pylori NQ4053 includes these proteins:
- a CDS encoding phosphoribosyltransferase: MNTDFSHITDIESMRFINEEDALNKLINEIHTRHIDLKDSIMLALSFNALYLANALAQKFGATYDILFLEPILAPLNSKCEIALVSESMDIVMNESLINSFDIALDYVYGEAKRAYEEDILSHIYQYRKGNAIKSLKDKNIFIVDRGIETGFRAGLGVQTCLKKECQDIYILTPILAQNVAQGLESLCDGVISVYRPECFVSVEHHYKELKRLSNEEIEKYLGANNAPNLKKEH; the protein is encoded by the coding sequence TTGAATACGGACTTTAGCCATATCACCGATATTGAGAGCATGCGTTTTATCAATGAAGAAGACGCTTTAAATAAATTGATTAATGAAATCCACACGCGCCACATTGATTTAAAAGATTCCATCATGCTCGCTTTGAGTTTTAACGCCTTGTATTTAGCTAACGCTTTAGCGCAAAAATTTGGGGCGACTTATGATATACTTTTTTTAGAACCTATCTTAGCCCCTTTAAACTCAAAGTGTGAAATCGCTTTAGTGAGTGAAAGCATGGATATTGTGATGAATGAAAGTTTAATCAATTCCTTTGACATCGCTTTAGACTATGTTTATGGGGAAGCCAAGCGGGCTTATGAAGAAGACATTCTGTCTCACATCTATCAGTATCGCAAAGGCAATGCGATCAAAAGCTTGAAAGATAAAAATATTTTTATCGTAGATAGGGGGATTGAGACCGGGTTTAGAGCAGGGTTAGGCGTGCAAACTTGTTTGAAAAAAGAATGCCAAGACATTTATATTTTAACCCCCATTCTCGCGCAAAATGTCGCTCAAGGCTTAGAAAGTTTGTGCGATGGGGTGATTAGCGTGTATCGCCCTGAATGTTTTGTCTCTGTGGAGCATCATTATAAAGAACTCAAGCGATTAAGCAATGAAGAAATTGAAAAATACTTAGGCGCTAACAACGCACCCAATTTAAAAAAGGAACATTAA
- the nusG gene encoding transcription termination/antitermination protein NusG: MDWYAIQTYSGSEQSVKKAIENLADDHNIRDRIQEIIVPTEDIIEVSKKSKTKVTERSLYPGYVFIKVDLDTVLWHKIQSLPRVSRFIGENKKPTPLSEADIGHILEKMNNRAAPKPKIFFEQGEVVRVVEGPFANFTATVEEYDVEHRKLKLNVSIFGRNTPIEILHSQVEKII; encoded by the coding sequence ATGGATTGGTATGCTATACAAACTTATTCAGGGAGCGAGCAGTCCGTTAAGAAAGCGATTGAGAATCTAGCGGACGATCATAATATAAGAGATAGGATACAAGAGATCATTGTGCCTACTGAAGATATTATAGAGGTTTCCAAAAAAAGCAAGACGAAAGTAACGGAACGAAGCCTTTATCCTGGATATGTTTTTATTAAGGTGGATTTAGATACGGTTTTGTGGCATAAGATACAATCTTTGCCAAGAGTGAGCCGTTTTATTGGAGAAAATAAAAAGCCAACCCCATTGAGTGAAGCGGATATTGGGCATATTTTAGAAAAAATGAATAACCGAGCAGCCCCCAAGCCAAAAATCTTTTTTGAGCAAGGCGAAGTGGTGCGTGTGGTGGAAGGCCCTTTTGCGAACTTTACCGCTACGGTGGAAGAGTATGATGTGGAACACCGCAAGCTCAAGCTCAATGTTTCTATTTTTGGCAGGAACACTCCAATAGAGATTTTGCATTCGCAAGTGGAAAAAATTATATAA
- a CDS encoding HNH endonuclease, protein MNKSKKELFLELAQPDENGVSRWVSIREFVGKYQGLQLGNGGSWCRDNSSLAKKFNLEFDKGQTLGNPIDRIRLNGYNTECVFNQNIRQDIKNHYKQQCCAMCGARGNSENTQIEVDHKDGRKNDPRVSDLNTQTFDDFQALCKACNDKKRQICKKCKETGYRFDATKIPGNYYSFYEGEAEYDGCVGCYQYDPIQYRKTCNDRIYNEGYQKGYDERYQIGYHQKTTL, encoded by the coding sequence ATGAATAAAAGTAAAAAAGAGTTATTTTTGGAACTCGCACAACCTGATGAAAATGGGGTGAGTCGTTGGGTAAGCATTAGAGAATTTGTAGGAAAATATCAAGGATTGCAGCTAGGTAACGGGGGGAGTTGGTGCAGGGATAACTCATCTTTGGCTAAAAAATTTAATTTGGAGTTTGATAAAGGGCAAACTCTGGGAAACCCTATTGATAGAATACGCTTGAATGGCTATAATACCGAATGCGTTTTTAACCAAAATATCCGTCAAGACATTAAAAATCACTATAAGCAACAATGTTGCGCGATGTGCGGTGCGCGTGGCAACTCTGAAAACACTCAAATAGAAGTGGATCATAAAGATGGCCGCAAAAATGATCCAAGAGTTTCTGATTTAAATACACAGACTTTTGATGATTTTCAGGCTTTGTGTAAAGCTTGCAATGATAAGAAACGCCAGATTTGTAAAAAATGCAAAGAGACTGGCTATAGATTTGATGCAACAAAAATTCCTGGCAATTATTATTCTTTCTATGAGGGGGAGGCTGAATATGATGGTTGTGTGGGCTGTTATCAATATGACCCCATACAATACAGGAAAACTTGTAATGATAGGATATACAATGAAGGGTATCAAAAAGGTTATGATGAGAGGTATCAAATTGGATACCATCAAAAAACTACTTTGTAG
- the rpmG gene encoding 50S ribosomal protein L33: protein MKVKIGLKCSDCEDINYSTTKNAKTNTEKLELKKFCPRENKHTLHKEIKLKS, encoded by the coding sequence ATGAAAGTTAAAATAGGGTTGAAGTGTTCTGATTGTGAAGACATCAATTACAGCACAACCAAGAACGCTAAAACTAACACTGAAAAACTGGAGCTTAAGAAGTTCTGCCCAAGGGAAAACAAACACACTCTTCATAAAGAAATCAAATTGAAGAGCTAG
- a CDS encoding polyribonucleotide nucleotidyltransferase, whose translation MDFITINSSNKTEEFALKQVAKQATSSLMYRLGKTLILASVCVEREPVSEDFLPLVVQFLEKSYAAGKIPGGFVKREGRAQDFEILTSRLIDRTLRPLFPKDYRYPTQITLMVLSHDIENDLQVSALNAASAALFLAHIAPLKSVSACRIARVDNEFIINPSTSLLNQSSLDLFVSGTKESLNMIEMRSLGQKLNALEEPLMLEALELAQKSLKETCTLYEEAFTPYQNELLFKEGEGIALNERLLDLLTNQYFDEIIKGIESSALSERENVFNEIAKKISEAHSEFSLEEIELSLEKVKKTEIRRMIIQDKIRPDKRALEEVRPISIESSLLPMAHSSILFTRGQTQSLVVGVLGTDNDAQTHESLEHKTPIKERFMFHYNFPPFCVGEASSIGATSRRELGHGNLAKRALETSIKNKDQVIRLVSEILESNGSSSMASVCAGSLALYASGVEIHDLVAGVAMGMVSEGQDHAILSDISGLEDAEGDMDFKIAGNVEGITAMQMDTKMSGIRLEVLYQALLQAKRARKHILKIMHEAKEKIVINFSHLPTTEIFNVAPDKIIEIIGQGGRVIKEIVEKFEVKIDLNKPSGEVKIMGNKERVLKTKEFILNYLHSLDQELEQYAIDEVLEAQVKRIVDFGAFLSLPKGGEGLLRKQNMDRCQVILKEGDSIRCRVISFNKGKIALDLA comes from the coding sequence ATGGATTTTATCACCATCAATTCTAGTAACAAAACCGAAGAATTCGCTCTCAAACAAGTGGCCAAACAAGCCACTAGCTCTTTAATGTATCGCTTAGGAAAAACTCTTATTTTAGCGAGCGTGTGCGTAGAAAGAGAGCCTGTGAGTGAAGATTTTCTGCCTTTAGTGGTGCAGTTTTTAGAAAAATCGTATGCAGCCGGTAAAATTCCGGGCGGTTTTGTTAAAAGAGAAGGCAGAGCGCAAGATTTTGAAATCTTAACCTCTAGGCTCATAGACAGGACTTTACGCCCTTTATTCCCTAAAGATTACCGCTACCCTACGCAAATCACTTTAATGGTTTTAAGCCATGATATTGAAAACGATTTGCAAGTTTCTGCTTTAAACGCCGCTTCAGCCGCCCTCTTTTTAGCCCATATCGCTCCCCTTAAAAGCGTGAGCGCTTGCAGGATCGCTAGGGTAGATAACGAATTTATCATTAACCCTAGCACAAGCCTTTTGAATCAATCCAGTTTGGATCTGTTCGTGTCCGGCACCAAAGAGAGTTTGAACATGATAGAAATGCGATCTTTGGGGCAAAAATTAAACGCTTTAGAAGAGCCTTTAATGTTAGAAGCTTTAGAATTGGCTCAAAAAAGTTTGAAAGAAACCTGCACGCTTTATGAAGAGGCTTTCACGCCCTATCAAAACGAGTTGCTTTTTAAAGAGGGCGAAGGGATAGCCCTTAATGAAAGGCTGTTGGATTTATTAACAAATCAGTATTTTGATGAAATCATCAAAGGCATTGAAAGTTCTGCTTTGAGCGAGCGAGAAAATGTTTTCAATGAAATTGCTAAAAAAATCAGTGAAGCCCACTCAGAATTCAGTTTAGAAGAAATTGAATTGTCTTTAGAGAAGGTGAAAAAAACTGAGATCAGACGCATGATTATTCAAGATAAGATCCGCCCAGATAAGCGTGCGTTAGAAGAAGTGCGGCCCATTTCAATAGAGAGTAGCTTGCTCCCTATGGCGCACAGCTCCATTTTATTCACTAGGGGGCAAACTCAAAGCTTAGTCGTAGGGGTCTTAGGCACGGATAATGACGCTCAAACCCATGAGAGTTTGGAGCATAAAACCCCTATCAAAGAGCGCTTCATGTTCCATTACAATTTCCCTCCTTTTTGCGTGGGCGAAGCGAGCTCTATTGGCGCGACTTCAAGGCGCGAATTAGGGCATGGGAATTTGGCTAAAAGAGCCTTAGAAACGAGCATTAAAAATAAAGATCAGGTGATACGATTGGTTTCTGAGATTTTAGAAAGCAATGGTTCAAGCTCAATGGCGAGCGTGTGCGCAGGGTCTTTAGCCCTTTATGCAAGCGGTGTGGAAATTCATGATCTAGTCGCTGGGGTGGCTATGGGCATGGTGAGCGAAGGGCAAGATCACGCCATTTTAAGCGATATTAGCGGTTTAGAAGACGCCGAAGGCGATATGGATTTTAAGATTGCCGGGAATGTAGAAGGCATTACGGCTATGCAAATGGATACCAAAATGAGCGGTATTAGATTAGAGGTTTTATACCAAGCTTTACTCCAAGCCAAAAGAGCACGCAAACACATTTTAAAAATCATGCATGAAGCGAAAGAAAAGATCGTGATCAATTTTTCCCATTTGCCCACAACTGAAATTTTTAATGTCGCGCCAGATAAAATTATAGAAATTATCGGTCAAGGGGGGCGTGTGATTAAAGAGATAGTGGAAAAATTTGAGGTTAAAATTGATTTGAACAAACCGAGCGGTGAAGTGAAAATCATGGGGAATAAAGAGCGCGTTTTAAAGACTAAGGAATTTATTTTAAACTACTTGCATTCTTTAGATCAAGAATTGGAGCAATACGCTATTGATGAGGTGCTAGAAGCTCAAGTGAAACGAATTGTGGATTTTGGGGCGTTTTTAAGCTTGCCTAAGGGGGGCGAAGGCTTGTTAAGAAAACAAAACATGGACAGGTGTCAAGTGATCTTAAAAGAAGGCGATAGCATCAGGTGTAGGGTGATTAGTTTCAATAAGGGTAAAATCGCTTTGGATTTGGCTTAA
- a CDS encoding DNA adenine methylase, with amino-acid sequence MNYIGSKYKLIPFIKENIHAVVGNDLSGAIFCDLFAGTGIVGRAFKKIVHKIIANDLEYYSFVLNQNYIGNIQEIPNQEELISEINSVALKKGFIYSHYSLGGGSRQYFSETNAQKIDAMRLKIEELKLSQNIDNCAYYFLLASLLESADKVANTASVYGAFLKRLKKSAQKELILKGAHFDVSLNANEVYQQDSSELIGKISGDILYLDPPYNARQYGANYHLLNTIAIYTPFAPKGKTGLPSYQKSSFCSRSQILNAFENLIKKARFKYIFLSYNNEGLMSETEIKNILKKYGAYSLMTKTYMRFKADNKRTHKAAHTKECLHVLIK; translated from the coding sequence ATGAACTACATCGGCTCTAAATACAAGCTCATTCCCTTTATTAAAGAAAATATCCATGCGGTTGTGGGCAATGATCTCTCTGGTGCGATTTTTTGTGATCTATTCGCTGGGACGGGCATTGTGGGGCGCGCGTTTAAAAAGATTGTCCATAAAATCATCGCTAATGATTTGGAATATTACAGCTTTGTTTTGAATCAAAATTATATCGGCAACATTCAAGAAATCCCTAATCAAGAAGAGCTTATTAGTGAGATTAATAGCGTTGCTTTAAAAAAAGGCTTTATCTATTCGCATTATTCTTTAGGGGGGGGTTCAAGGCAGTATTTTAGCGAAACAAACGCTCAAAAAATTGATGCGATGCGTTTAAAAATTGAAGAGCTTAAGCTTTCTCAAAACATTGATAATTGCGCGTATTATTTTTTGCTCGCATCGCTATTAGAGAGCGCAGACAAGGTGGCTAACACCGCTTCAGTTTATGGGGCTTTTTTAAAACGCCTTAAAAAAAGCGCTCAAAAAGAACTCATCTTAAAAGGCGCTCATTTTGATGTGAGTTTAAACGCTAATGAAGTGTATCAGCAAGATTCTAGCGAGTTGATCGGAAAGATTTCAGGGGATATTTTGTATTTAGACCCTCCTTATAATGCGAGGCAATACGGGGCGAATTACCATTTATTGAACACGATTGCTATTTATACGCCCTTTGCTCCAAAAGGCAAAACCGGCTTGCCCAGTTACCAGAAATCATCGTTTTGCTCTCGTTCTCAAATCTTAAACGCTTTTGAAAACTTGATCAAAAAAGCGCGATTCAAATATATTTTTTTAAGCTATAACAATGAAGGGCTTATGAGCGAGACAGAGATTAAAAATATTTTAAAAAAATACGGCGCTTACTCCTTAATGACCAAAACCTACATGCGTTTTAAAGCAGATAACAAACGCACCCATAAAGCTGCGCACACCAAAGAGTGTTTGCATGTTCTTATCAAATAA
- a CDS encoding HAD family hydrolase, with protein MVLEVVLWDFDGVIFDSMHLKYEGFKALFQKHGNDSKEGLKQFEVYHYQSGGISRNEKIQYFYNEILKTPIAQEEIEELALEFGTIIEQKLFDRGHLNSEVMAFIDKHYQNYIFHIASAALHGELQVLCEFLGIIKYFKSVEGSPPNKPKIIANIIQKYAYDPSRMLMIGDSVNDYESAKANKVAFLGYNSKVLKNLVGQDGYQGKYLESFKGFDLQNFKQE; from the coding sequence ATGGTGCTTGAAGTGGTTTTATGGGATTTTGATGGCGTGATTTTTGACAGCATGCATTTAAAATATGAAGGGTTTAAGGCGTTGTTTCAAAAGCATGGCAACGATAGTAAAGAGGGTTTGAAACAATTTGAAGTTTATCACTATCAAAGTGGGGGGATTTCAAGGAATGAAAAGATCCAATACTTTTATAATGAGATTTTAAAAACCCCTATCGCTCAAGAAGAAATAGAGGAATTAGCCCTAGAGTTTGGCACTATTATAGAACAGAAGCTTTTTGATAGGGGGCATTTGAACAGCGAAGTGATGGCGTTTATTGATAAGCATTATCAAAATTATATTTTCCATATCGCTTCAGCGGCTTTGCATGGCGAATTGCAAGTGTTGTGCGAGTTTTTAGGGATCATTAAGTATTTTAAGAGCGTTGAAGGGAGTCCGCCCAATAAACCCAAAATCATTGCTAATATCATTCAAAAATACGCCTATGACCCAAGCCGCATGCTAATGATAGGCGATAGCGTCAATGATTATGAAAGCGCTAAGGCTAATAAAGTGGCGTTTTTGGGTTACAACAGCAAGGTTTTGAAAAATTTAGTGGGGCAAGATGGCTATCAAGGGAAGTATTTGGAGAGCTTTAAGGGGTTTGATTTGCAAAACTTCAAGCAAGAGTAA
- the cysE gene encoding serine O-acetyltransferase has protein sequence MLDLSYSLERVLQEDPAARNKWEVLLLYPGIHALLCYRLAHALHKRRFYFIARALSQLARFITGIEIHPGAKIGRGLFIDHGMGVVIGETTEIGDDVTIYHGVTLGGTGKFKGKRHPTLGNRVVVGAGAKVLGAICVGDDVRIGANAVVLSDLPTGSTAVGSKAKTITKDR, from the coding sequence ATGCTAGATCTGTCTTATAGCCTGGAGCGTGTCTTGCAAGAAGACCCGGCAGCTAGGAATAAGTGGGAGGTTCTCTTGCTTTATCCGGGCATTCATGCGCTGCTTTGTTACCGCCTAGCGCATGCGTTGCACAAGCGGAGGTTTTACTTCATCGCTCGCGCGCTTTCTCAGTTAGCACGCTTTATCACTGGGATAGAAATCCACCCGGGCGCTAAGATTGGGAGAGGGCTTTTTATTGATCATGGCATGGGTGTGGTGATTGGCGAGACTACAGAGATTGGAGATGATGTTACCATTTATCATGGCGTAACTCTAGGTGGCACGGGCAAGTTCAAGGGCAAGCGCCACCCTACTTTAGGCAACCGAGTGGTAGTGGGGGCAGGGGCTAAGGTCTTGGGCGCGATTTGCGTGGGCGATGATGTGAGGATTGGGGCTAATGCGGTGGTGCTTTCAGATTTGCCCACGGGTTCTACGGCTGTAGGCTCTAAAGCCAAAACCATCACAAAGGATCGTTAA
- a CDS encoding ABC transporter ATP-binding protein, with translation MAKKKHKIPTLKYFLRSLKQIYRLITFKEKMIFFLLVLMAVFSSFVEVMSLTLLMPFITLASDPSRALDDKDWKMVYDFFHFSSPVRLMYFFSFCLVGIYLFRMFYGVFFTYLRGRFSNKKAYQIKQQLFLQHIKNNYLSHLNHNLDSLRDIINNKAEGMFMSFNAFLSLLTEITVIVFFYSTLILTNWKITLVFTTILALQIFFIVKKVTVLIKKKGEMAAKSKAQTLKVFSKFFSNFKITKLKDNHEEAHKLFGENSRKAHDTEIIYSTLQVVPRYSIETVGFSLLILAVAYILFKYGEARMVLPTISMYALALYRILPSVTGVINYYNEIAYNQLATNVVFKSLSKTIVEEDLVPLNFNEKITLQNISFAYKSKHPVLKNFNLTIQKGQKIALIGHSGCGKSTLADIIMGLTYPKSGEIFIDNTLLTKENIRSWRKKIGYIPQNIYLFDGTVGDNIAFGSAIDEKRLIKVCKMAHIYDFLCEHEGLKTQVGEGGAKLSGGQKQRIGIARALYDNPEILVLDEATSALDNETESKIMDEIYQIAKNKTLIVIAHRLSTIERCEVIIDMSQHKDNLG, from the coding sequence ATGGCGAAAAAAAAACATAAAATTCCTACTTTAAAATATTTTTTACGTTCTTTAAAGCAAATCTATAGGCTCATCACTTTCAAGGAAAAAATGATTTTTTTCCTGCTTGTGCTGATGGCGGTTTTTTCTTCTTTTGTGGAAGTGATGTCCCTAACTCTTCTGATGCCTTTTATCACTCTCGCTTCCGATCCTAGCAGGGCTTTAGACGATAAAGATTGGAAAATGGTCTATGATTTTTTCCATTTTTCATCTCCCGTTCGTCTCATGTATTTCTTTAGTTTCTGTTTGGTGGGGATTTATTTGTTTAGGATGTTTTATGGGGTGTTTTTTACCTATTTAAGAGGGCGTTTTTCAAACAAGAAGGCTTATCAAATCAAACAACAACTCTTCTTGCAACACATCAAAAACAACTATTTATCGCACCTCAACCACAACCTGGATTCTTTAAGAGACATTATCAACAATAAAGCGGAGGGCATGTTTATGAGCTTTAACGCTTTTTTGAGTTTATTGACCGAGATAACCGTGATCGTTTTTTTCTATTCCACGCTCATATTGACCAATTGGAAAATAACGCTCGTTTTTACCACGATTCTCGCCTTACAAATTTTTTTTATTGTCAAAAAAGTTACCGTCCTTATCAAAAAAAAGGGTGAGATGGCCGCCAAATCCAAAGCGCAAACGCTTAAAGTCTTTTCAAAATTTTTCAGCAATTTTAAGATTACTAAACTCAAAGACAACCACGAAGAAGCCCACAAACTTTTTGGAGAAAATAGCCGTAAAGCCCATGACACTGAGATCATTTACTCCACTTTGCAAGTGGTCCCCAGGTATTCAATAGAAACCGTGGGCTTTAGTTTGTTGATTTTAGCGGTCGCTTACATCTTATTCAAATACGGCGAAGCTAGAATGGTGCTCCCTACCATTTCTATGTATGCCCTAGCGCTTTATCGCATACTCCCTTCTGTGACTGGAGTGATCAACTATTATAATGAAATCGCTTACAACCAGCTTGCGACCAATGTTGTTTTTAAAAGCCTTTCTAAAACCATCGTTGAAGAGGATTTAGTCCCTTTAAACTTTAATGAAAAAATCACTCTCCAAAACATTTCATTCGCTTACAAGTCAAAACACCCGGTTCTAAAGAATTTCAACCTCACCATTCAAAAAGGTCAAAAAATCGCTCTCATAGGCCATAGCGGGTGCGGGAAATCCACGCTGGCGGATATTATTATGGGGCTTACCTACCCTAAAAGTGGGGAAATTTTTATTGACAACACCCTTTTAACCAAAGAAAATATACGATCATGGCGTAAAAAAATAGGCTATATCCCCCAAAATATTTACCTTTTTGATGGCACTGTGGGGGATAATATCGCTTTTGGGAGCGCGATTGATGAAAAACGCTTGATTAAGGTGTGTAAAATGGCTCATATCTATGATTTTTTATGCGAGCATGAGGGCCTTAAAACCCAAGTGGGCGAAGGGGGTGCTAAGCTTAGTGGCGGTCAAAAACAGCGCATAGGCATCGCAAGAGCCTTATACGATAACCCAGAAATTTTGGTTTTAGATGAAGCCACTTCAGCCCTAGACAATGAGACCGAGAGTAAAATCATGGATGAAATCTATCAAATCGCTAAAAATAAAACCCTAATCGTTATCGCCCACCGCTTAAGCACGATTGAACGCTGTGAAGTCATCATTGACATGAGCCAACACAAAGACAATCTCGGCTAA
- the tuf gene encoding elongation factor Tu: MAKEKFNRTKPHVNIGTIGHVDHGKTTLSAAISAVLSLKGLAEMKDYDNIDNAPEEKERGITIATSHIEYETENRHYAHVDCPGHADYVKNMITGAAQMDGAILVVSAADGPMPQTREHILLSRQVGVPHIVVFLNKQDMVDDQELLELVEMEVRELLSAYEFPGDDTPIIAGSALRALEEAKAGNVGEWGEKVLKLMAEVDAYIPTPERDTEKTFLMPVEDVFSIAGRGTVVTGRIERGVVKVGDEVEIVGIRPTQKTTVTGVEMFRKELEKGEAGDNVGVLLRGTKKEEVERGMVLCKPGSITPHKKFEGEIYVLSKEEGGRHTPFFTNYRPQFYVRTTDVTGSITLPEGVEMVMPGDNVKITVELISPVALELGTKFAIREGGRTVGAGVVSNIIE; encoded by the coding sequence ATGGCAAAAGAAAAGTTTAACAGAACTAAGCCGCATGTTAATATTGGAACCATTGGGCATGTAGACCATGGCAAAACGACTTTGAGTGCAGCGATTTCAGCGGTGCTTTCTTTGAAAGGTCTTGCAGAAATGAAAGACTATGATAATATTGATAACGCCCCTGAAGAAAAAGAAAGAGGGATCACTATCGCTACTTCTCACATTGAATATGAGACTGAAAACAGACACTATGCGCATGTGGATTGCCCAGGACACGCTGACTATGTAAAAAACATGATCACCGGTGCGGCGCAAATGGACGGAGCGATTTTGGTTGTTTCTGCAGCTGATGGTCCTATGCCTCAAACCAGAGAGCATATCTTATTGTCTCGTCAAGTAGGCGTGCCTCACATTGTTGTTTTCTTAAACAAACAAGACATGGTAGATGACCAAGAATTGTTAGAGCTTGTGGAAATGGAAGTGCGCGAATTGTTGAGCGCGTATGAATTCCCTGGCGATGACACTCCTATCATAGCGGGTTCAGCTTTGAGAGCTTTAGAAGAAGCAAAGGCTGGTAATGTGGGTGAATGGGGTGAAAAAGTGCTTAAGCTCATGGCTGAAGTGGATGCCTATATCCCTACTCCAGAAAGAGACACTGAAAAAACTTTCTTGATGCCGGTTGAAGATGTGTTCTCTATTGCGGGTAGAGGGACTGTGGTTACAGGCAGGATTGAAAGAGGCGTGGTGAAAGTAGGCGATGAAGTGGAAATCGTTGGTATCAGACCTACACAAAAAACGACTGTAACCGGTGTAGAAATGTTTAGGAAAGAGTTGGAAAAAGGTGAAGCCGGCGATAATGTGGGCGTGCTTTTGAGAGGAACTAAAAAAGAAGAAGTAGAACGCGGTATGGTTCTATGCAAACCAGGTTCTATCACTCCGCACAAGAAATTTGAGGGAGAAATTTATGTCCTTTCTAAAGAAGAAGGCGGGAGACACACTCCGTTCTTCACCAACTACCGCCCGCAGTTCTATGTGCGCACGACTGATGTGACTGGCTCTATCACCCTTCCTGAAGGCGTAGAAATGGTTATGCCTGGCGATAATGTGAAAATCACTGTAGAATTGATTAGCCCTGTTGCGTTAGAGTTGGGAACTAAATTTGCGATTCGTGAAGGCGGTAGGACCGTTGGTGCTGGTGTTGTGAGCAATATTATTGAATAA
- the secE gene encoding preprotein translocase subunit SecE — translation MDKWLMQYKLAREELSKVIFPIKEQIRNALVSVLVVVSAITLFLALLDFSLGAFISSVL, via the coding sequence ATGGATAAATGGCTCATGCAATATAAATTAGCTAGAGAAGAGCTTTCTAAAGTGATATTTCCTATTAAGGAGCAGATACGCAATGCGCTTGTTTCTGTTTTGGTGGTGGTGAGTGCTATCACGCTGTTTTTAGCTTTGTTGGATTTTTCTCTGGGGGCTTTTATCTCTAGTGTTTTATAG
- a CDS encoding F0F1 ATP synthase subunit C, whose protein sequence is MKFLALFFLALAGVAFAHDGGMGGMDMIKSYSILGAMIGLGIAAFGGAIGMGNAAAATITGTARNPGVGGKLLTTMFVAMAMIEAQVIYTLVFAIIAIYSNPFLS, encoded by the coding sequence ATGAAATTTTTAGCGTTATTTTTTCTGGCTTTAGCGGGCGTTGCTTTCGCTCATGATGGTGGCATGGGTGGGATGGATATGATTAAATCCTATTCTATCTTAGGGGCGATGATCGGTCTAGGGATTGCCGCTTTTGGTGGGGCGATCGGTATGGGGAATGCGGCCGCAGCGACCATTACAGGCACAGCGAGAAACCCAGGAGTGGGCGGTAAATTGCTCACAACCATGTTCGTGGCCATGGCGATGATTGAAGCGCAAGTGATTTATACTCTAGTGTTTGCTATTATCGCTATTTATAGTAACCCATTCTTAAGTTAA